Proteins encoded within one genomic window of Companilactobacillus zhachilii:
- a CDS encoding C39 family peptidase yields the protein MKFNRKLLYATLFASSCLLSTNIVKADTTDFNRVNDAISQNESNQPSQNVQSSNDNTTSSIDSDSSITDTRQPTNDETIDQTQIQGTQNNTTQQVQRQENLDGVYNTGNQIVYLYTADGTPITNRALGGNTAWYTNLRQTMNNGTVYYQLATNEFANAKDGTFTSYVQPYSGNATIVYKSGSSIHDFEGYGNKATYLGNNLPTGSSWKINNHAKINGKEWYQIGGNTWVPQDYVVVNGGQYKEADWLSGVPLIAQRPELPNGCEITAVTMMLQYAGANVNKMQLAREMPRSGDPNYGYIGQPWDGTGITIFPNALMSLVEKYAGTAKDLTGQGFDAIKYQINLGHPVVTWNTLHGFPYHALTVTGYDANYVYYNDCWTNQTTQMGINQFINNWNTQKRRALSY from the coding sequence ATGAAGTTCAATAGGAAACTACTTTACGCTACCTTATTTGCTTCAAGTTGTTTATTATCCACAAATATCGTTAAGGCTGACACTACTGACTTTAACAGAGTAAATGATGCCATTAGTCAAAATGAATCAAATCAACCTTCGCAAAATGTTCAATCATCAAATGATAATACAACATCTAGCATAGATTCTGATTCAAGCATAACAGATACACGACAGCCAACTAATGATGAAACTATAGACCAAACTCAAATTCAGGGTACGCAGAACAATACCACACAACAAGTTCAACGCCAGGAAAACCTGGATGGAGTTTACAACACAGGTAACCAGATTGTGTACCTTTATACAGCTGATGGAACGCCTATTACTAATCGTGCTTTAGGCGGAAATACTGCTTGGTATACAAACCTTCGTCAAACAATGAATAATGGCACGGTTTATTATCAATTGGCAACAAATGAATTTGCTAACGCTAAAGATGGAACTTTTACATCTTATGTTCAACCATATTCTGGAAATGCAACTATAGTCTATAAATCGGGTTCAAGTATTCATGATTTTGAAGGATATGGTAACAAAGCAACATACTTGGGTAATAATTTACCGACCGGAAGCAGTTGGAAAATAAATAATCATGCCAAGATAAATGGTAAAGAATGGTATCAGATTGGCGGAAATACTTGGGTACCTCAAGATTACGTTGTAGTTAATGGTGGACAGTACAAAGAAGCAGACTGGTTGTCAGGTGTACCTTTAATTGCTCAACGACCAGAATTACCAAACGGCTGTGAAATTACTGCTGTAACAATGATGTTGCAATACGCAGGAGCAAATGTTAATAAAATGCAACTAGCCCGTGAAATGCCAAGAAGTGGAGATCCAAACTATGGTTACATAGGACAACCATGGGATGGAACGGGAATCACAATTTTTCCAAATGCTTTGATGAGCTTAGTTGAAAAATATGCAGGTACTGCTAAGGACTTAACTGGTCAAGGATTCGACGCCATCAAGTATCAAATCAATCTTGGACATCCAGTTGTGACATGGAATACATTACATGGTTTTCCATATCATGCTCTAACTGTTACTGGTTATGATGCCAATTACGTTTATTACAACGATTGTTGGACTAATCAAACAACGCAAATGGGAATTAACCAATTTATCAATAATTGGAATACTCAAAAAAGACGTGCATTAAGTTATTAG
- a CDS encoding peptidoglycan-binding protein, translating to MNNKTKLVMVCGFALTTFLATQQTVKADTATDSQQVENVATVSSSNQQAVSQATSTETPQVTDASGSESTSSLMDYAKDNQQTATDNQAATTQADASAANITQIKGVVQTKHNTFLYTQDGKQVSNRMLAANTPWVTDQKMDLNGASYYRVATNEYTNTNDVTMQYGNAASGVVRVKQDGAVNYQRNDQGFVRNGQANQAANSVWKYNKTDSLGGLTYYQIANNVWLNSDDATIAPAYQNPNGWLQIHNTQIQPSGGAIGYDLYNGVEGIKTYLVRKYFGYSNAHTIYDGAVASSVRSFQSRNGLPVTGIVNLATWKTMGYSEADWYGIDSYVAPLQTNITSTRSDHIEAMINQAYKYIGKPWISGAASMPAYGVDCSGLVTQALYASGIDSAPISNIQHAQPGHEWNSRDYWADDRLPRVNFNNRQRGDLIFFADPSTGVVWHVGILLNPDTMIESWPFAVQVHSIYSSRGTIVGVKRVFN from the coding sequence ATGAATAATAAAACTAAATTAGTCATGGTTTGTGGTTTTGCATTAACAACGTTTTTGGCAACACAACAGACTGTCAAAGCAGATACAGCAACTGATTCACAACAAGTAGAAAATGTTGCCACTGTTTCTTCAAGTAATCAACAAGCTGTATCTCAAGCCACATCAACAGAAACACCACAAGTCACCGATGCTAGTGGTTCAGAATCAACTTCATCATTGATGGATTATGCAAAAGATAATCAACAAACAGCTACTGATAATCAGGCAGCAACTACACAAGCCGATGCAAGTGCAGCAAATATTACACAAATAAAGGGTGTCGTACAAACTAAGCACAATACATTTTTATATACACAAGATGGTAAACAAGTAAGTAACCGCATGTTAGCTGCTAATACACCTTGGGTCACTGATCAAAAGATGGATTTGAATGGTGCAAGTTACTATCGTGTCGCTACTAATGAGTACACGAATACTAATGATGTAACTATGCAATATGGTAATGCAGCAAGCGGTGTTGTACGTGTTAAGCAAGACGGTGCTGTTAACTATCAACGAAATGACCAAGGATTTGTAAGAAATGGTCAAGCAAATCAAGCGGCAAATTCTGTTTGGAAATACAACAAGACTGACAGCTTGGGTGGCTTAACTTATTATCAGATTGCTAATAATGTTTGGCTAAATAGCGATGACGCAACGATTGCACCAGCTTATCAAAATCCTAATGGTTGGCTACAAATTCATAATACTCAAATTCAACCTTCTGGTGGTGCCATTGGTTATGACCTATATAACGGCGTTGAAGGTATCAAGACATATCTTGTGCGTAAATATTTTGGATATTCAAATGCCCATACAATTTATGACGGTGCCGTCGCATCTTCAGTAAGAAGTTTCCAATCGCGTAATGGATTACCTGTTACCGGAATAGTTAACTTAGCAACTTGGAAGACTATGGGTTACTCAGAAGCAGATTGGTATGGTATTGACTCATACGTTGCACCATTACAAACCAATATTACAAGTACACGTTCAGACCATATCGAAGCAATGATTAATCAAGCTTACAAATATATCGGTAAACCATGGATTTCTGGTGCCGCTTCAATGCCTGCATATGGTGTTGATTGTTCAGGATTGGTAACTCAAGCCCTTTATGCGTCAGGTATTGATTCAGCTCCAATTTCAAATATTCAACATGCACAACCTGGTCATGAATGGAATAGCCGTGATTATTGGGCTGATGATAGATTGCCACGCGTGAACTTTAATAATCGTCAACGTGGTGATTTGATTTTCTTTGCTGACCCATCAACTGGTGTTGTATGGCATGTAGGTATTTTATTGAACCCAGATACAATGATTGAATCATGGCCATTTGCTGTTCAAGTGCACTCAATTTATTCATCACGTGGAACAATTGTAGGGGTTAAACGTGTCTTTAATTAG
- a CDS encoding SLAP domain-containing protein has product MNQIKKGFLTAGIASAALISTSILLHQTPVDAASAMANSGYGHVELWHNVTGNKTRDDNTLSSGSSWGIGNRINGSDGQQYYQVGNNEYANVNQMDTTTENSKQQLIGVVKTGSGNGNYIALYTNPSNGARVVNNRGLAKYTEWYTDQRVIINGQVYYRVATNEWVKGSDSHLISEKTRGNKTFLSSSNSNNIDTSDVEKPYLDIPYSKTVLGDTTTLLLKSNNEYIYNESDTYSALPHVNFQKGTYTVSPNGLLQFNMTSSFFGDWGSPEAMLNIAPGHAYFSGQGSDYRISGTNLAQRFTYKIVKNGAEIKELNGEITSLTPNKGLDVKDPEQIGPVLYAQYEARTR; this is encoded by the coding sequence ATGAATCAAATTAAAAAAGGATTTTTAACAGCTGGTATCGCATCGGCCGCATTAATAAGTACAAGTATTTTATTACATCAAACACCCGTAGATGCTGCATCTGCTATGGCCAACTCTGGTTATGGACATGTTGAATTATGGCATAACGTTACTGGTAATAAGACTCGGGATGATAATACTTTATCTAGTGGGTCTTCATGGGGAATTGGCAACAGAATTAACGGGTCAGATGGTCAACAGTATTATCAAGTTGGAAATAATGAATATGCCAATGTTAATCAAATGGACACAACAACCGAGAATTCAAAGCAACAATTGATTGGTGTTGTTAAAACAGGTTCAGGTAATGGTAATTACATTGCTTTGTACACAAATCCATCCAATGGTGCTCGTGTTGTCAATAACCGTGGACTAGCTAAATATACAGAATGGTATACCGACCAACGTGTAATAATTAATGGTCAAGTTTACTATCGAGTTGCCACAAATGAGTGGGTTAAAGGTTCAGATAGCCATTTGATTTCCGAAAAAACACGTGGTAATAAGACATTTTTGAGCAGTAGTAATTCTAATAATATTGATACTTCCGATGTCGAGAAGCCTTATCTTGATATTCCTTATTCAAAAACAGTTTTAGGAGATACAACTACATTATTACTGAAGAGTAATAATGAATACATTTACAATGAATCAGACACATATAGTGCCTTGCCTCATGTTAATTTCCAAAAGGGTACATATACGGTTTCACCAAATGGATTACTCCAATTTAATATGACTTCATCGTTCTTTGGCGATTGGGGAAGTCCTGAAGCCATGTTGAATATTGCTCCTGGACATGCTTATTTCTCAGGTCAAGGATCTGATTACAGAATTAGTGGAACAAACTTAGCACAAAGATTTACTTATAAAATTGTAAAGAATGGTGCTGAAATTAAAGAGTTAAACGGTGAAATTACGAGCTTGACCCCAAACAAGGGATTGGATGTCAAGGATCCAGAGCAAATAGGTCCAGTATTGTACGCCCAATACGAAGCAAGAACTCGTTAG
- a CDS encoding preprotein translocase, SecE subunit domain protein, with protein sequence MGHWEPGRVFQEMNWVEDDGDGCGCGCITAIAVIVILFLGLNFILSHINIVLILLFVALLMYIVIKAMN encoded by the coding sequence GTGGGACATTGGGAACCAGGTAGAGTTTTTCAAGAAATGAATTGGGTAGAAGATGACGGTGATGGTTGCGGATGTGGTTGTATAACTGCTATTGCAGTAATTGTTATTTTGTTTTTAGGACTGAATTTTATATTAAGTCATATAAATATCGTTTTGATACTCTTATTTGTTGCTCTACTTATGTATATCGTTATAAAAGCTATGAATTGA
- a CDS encoding SLAP domain-containing protein — MNFKKRRLNKALEEKTYRVKLVHSNKGWLTIGATFITLLGAMTMSQLTTDASAVNNVATANATKKGFVQLYNSVTEKSIHKANRGLQNGSAWKTAKAVKGVDGETYLLVGGNEYANAKEMDLADETSSQDLSGIVHIGDVQYARLYSNPLNGAKLISNRALSGNSDWKTNAKVTVDGVIYYRVATDEWVKANNANLTSENSRSEKTYIKNAPDAETNTTTPNTNNNGGGSSSSSHNGGGSTTTPTDPTKDEATIIIHFVDKDVRHYLQM, encoded by the coding sequence ATGAATTTCAAGAAAAGGCGTTTAAACAAAGCACTTGAGGAGAAAACATATCGTGTAAAACTTGTGCATAGTAACAAAGGTTGGCTGACTATTGGAGCAACTTTTATCACATTATTGGGTGCTATGACGATGAGTCAATTAACAACGGATGCTTCAGCAGTTAACAACGTAGCCACAGCCAATGCAACTAAAAAGGGATTTGTGCAGCTTTACAATAGTGTTACTGAAAAGAGTATTCACAAGGCTAATCGTGGCCTTCAAAATGGTAGTGCTTGGAAAACTGCCAAAGCGGTTAAGGGTGTCGATGGAGAAACATATCTATTAGTTGGCGGTAATGAGTACGCTAATGCTAAAGAAATGGATTTAGCAGATGAAACATCATCACAAGATTTGAGTGGTATCGTCCATATTGGGGATGTTCAATATGCAAGACTATATAGCAATCCACTAAATGGTGCCAAATTGATTTCCAATAGAGCACTTTCTGGCAATTCTGACTGGAAAACAAATGCTAAAGTCACTGTTGACGGGGTGATTTATTATCGTGTTGCTACCGACGAATGGGTCAAAGCTAATAATGCAAACTTAACATCAGAAAATAGCCGTTCAGAAAAAACGTACATTAAAAATGCACCGGATGCTGAAACTAATACAACTACACCAAATACCAATAATAATGGTGGAGGTTCATCATCAAGTAGTCACAATGGTGGAGGTTCAACTACTACACCAACAGACCCAACTAAGGATGAAGCAACAATTATTATTCATTTTGTAGATAAAGATGTAAGACATTATCTCCAGATGTAA
- a CDS encoding MucBP domain-containing protein translates to MSEDGIVNYQVNNGDNGGSNKNITVKAGTNEVTFTYDHIVNVTVQYLDKSTGEPVHESYTHPQVVGSDYTATAENIDGYTADEPTKSMNVKDDNSNIIFYYSKNTETTPTDPDDGGSTTDPDSNKADLTVKYVDENNKEIAGATTLSAQEVGKDVTVTAKDITGYDLTSDATKSVTVDKDSNNNVVVFTYKAKETPVDPATNNADVIVHYIDESGKTLSEDTKTNLKIGSNTTVNAKDINGYTVNGDKTQNVTVSKNGNEITFTYTKDSVPVQQSTITTKFLDENGNEIADSITDKVDNGKSYTANAKTIDGYTLSGDTSQSIDSVTGDKTLTFVYTKNVVPAQKSTITTKFVDEAGKELSASKTESVDNGTSFKVNAPEIVGYTVKGETTQSIDSVNGDKTLTFTYSKDAIPAGELQYKISYIGLNGNLAGGESEDDYYQIHAPVEGTASKTNRFVNLTGDILDIPGYELDSNFDSKDDLITNLSNYIVSDDPSSNIIDIHYVSTKQPITVHYVDEDGNKIAPDVTDHWYTDDKRQVPYSKITGYYVKDVAKETYLTVKPGQNEISVHYTKNPVVTAEELENKMLLLVNDYRKENNVSSPMAFNDLLVAGSKTRSDEEAEQIAKSGDIYDFDHERPDGSMWNTEPNLNQYRIGDYSMAENIAVGQGLTADEIAQDAFDALISDKEHRDNIINDHSFDIGMGAKQVGEYEWVIVQDFGGKFPDSVWDANDYNTASATDLGYTQLDVSNSAKYFNDDLFNTNTTKNSYVSDHIFKSRDDAEKWESVVDAGGTKVSNSIWSKGGTDAKLTVLEVLNYHTGALIGYVPVITNMDKPSQDYLDDGATTWF, encoded by the coding sequence ATGTCAGAAGATGGTATCGTTAATTATCAGGTAAATAATGGTGATAACGGTGGATCAAATAAGAATATTACTGTTAAGGCTGGTACAAATGAAGTAACTTTCACGTATGATCATATTGTCAACGTTACTGTTCAATATCTTGATAAGTCAACTGGAGAACCGGTTCATGAATCATATACACATCCACAAGTTGTGGGTTCAGATTATACTGCAACTGCTGAAAATATTGACGGATATACAGCAGATGAACCTACCAAGTCAATGAATGTTAAAGATGATAATAGTAACATCATTTTCTATTACTCAAAAAATACTGAAACAACTCCAACTGATCCAGACGATGGTGGTTCCACAACAGACCCTGATTCTAATAAAGCAGATTTAACCGTTAAATATGTTGATGAAAATAACAAGGAAATTGCGGGTGCCACTACTTTATCAGCACAAGAAGTAGGTAAAGATGTTACTGTAACTGCTAAAGATATTACTGGTTACGATTTAACTTCTGATGCAACTAAATCAGTAACCGTTGATAAAGACAGTAATAATAATGTAGTTGTATTTACTTATAAAGCAAAAGAAACACCCGTTGACCCTGCAACAAATAATGCCGATGTCATTGTTCATTACATTGATGAATCTGGGAAAACTTTGTCAGAGGATACCAAGACTAATCTAAAAATTGGCTCAAACACAACAGTCAATGCGAAAGATATCAATGGCTATACAGTTAATGGTGATAAAACTCAAAATGTGACTGTATCAAAGAATGGTAACGAAATAACATTTACCTATACGAAAGATTCTGTCCCTGTCCAACAATCAACTATCACTACTAAGTTTTTAGACGAAAATGGCAATGAAATTGCTGATTCAATAACCGATAAAGTTGACAATGGTAAGTCATACACAGCAAATGCAAAGACCATTGATGGTTATACACTTAGTGGAGATACAAGCCAATCAATTGATAGCGTGACTGGAGATAAAACTCTAACGTTTGTCTATACAAAGAATGTTGTACCAGCACAAAAGTCAACAATTACGACTAAGTTTGTAGATGAAGCAGGTAAAGAATTATCAGCTTCTAAGACAGAAAGTGTTGATAATGGCACATCGTTTAAAGTCAATGCTCCAGAAATTGTGGGCTACACAGTAAAGGGAGAAACGACTCAATCAATCGATTCTGTAAATGGTGACAAAACATTAACTTTTACATATTCAAAAGATGCAATTCCAGCAGGTGAACTGCAATATAAGATTTCTTACATTGGTCTGAATGGTAACTTAGCTGGTGGTGAAAGTGAAGATGATTATTATCAAATACACGCACCGGTTGAAGGAACTGCTAGTAAAACAAATCGTTTTGTTAATTTAACAGGTGATATTTTAGATATACCTGGTTACGAATTAGATAGTAATTTTGACTCGAAGGACGACTTAATAACAAACTTATCGAATTATATTGTTAGTGATGATCCAAGCAGTAATATTATTGACATTCACTATGTTTCTACTAAACAGCCTATAACGGTTCACTATGTTGATGAGGACGGTAATAAAATAGCTCCTGACGTTACAGATCACTGGTATACAGACGATAAACGTCAGGTTCCATATAGTAAAATAACCGGTTATTACGTCAAAGATGTAGCAAAAGAAACATATTTGACTGTCAAACCGGGACAAAATGAAATTTCTGTTCACTATACTAAGAACCCTGTTGTTACAGCTGAAGAATTAGAAAATAAAATGCTTCTCTTAGTTAATGATTATCGTAAAGAGAATAATGTCAGTTCACCAATGGCATTTAATGATTTGTTAGTAGCTGGTTCAAAGACACGTTCAGATGAAGAAGCTGAACAAATTGCTAAATCTGGCGATATATATGATTTTGATCACGAAAGACCAGATGGCAGCATGTGGAATACTGAGCCAAATCTTAATCAATACCGTATCGGTGATTATAGTATGGCTGAAAATATCGCAGTTGGCCAAGGATTAACAGCTGACGAAATAGCTCAAGATGCATTTGATGCGTTAATCAGTGACAAGGAACATCGTGATAATATTATTAACGATCACAGTTTTGATATTGGTATGGGAGCAAAACAAGTCGGCGAATATGAATGGGTTATTGTCCAAGACTTTGGTGGTAAATTCCCTGATTCAGTCTGGGATGCTAACGACTATAATACTGCCTCAGCAACTGACTTAGGATACACTCAATTAGATGTAAGTAATTCAGCAAAATACTTTAATGATGATTTATTTAATACAAATACTACTAAAAATTCTTATGTTTCCGATCATATCTTTAAATCAAGAGATGACGCTGAGAAATGGGAAAGTGTAGTAGATGCTGGAGGAACAAAGGTTTCAAATTCTATCTGGAGTAAAGGTGGAACAGATGCAAAATTAACTGTTCTCGAGGTACTAAATTATCATACTGGAGCTTTGATTGGCTATGTTCCAGTAATTACCAATATGGATAAACCATCCCAAGACTATCTTGATGATGGAGCTACAACCTGGTTTTAG
- a CDS encoding 2-hydroxymuconate tautomerase yields MPLVHIDLIAGRSEEQLRGMVKDVTAAIVKNTGAPAEHVHVVLNEMEKEHYAVGGVLKSDE; encoded by the coding sequence ATGCCATTAGTACATATTGATTTAATTGCTGGCCGTTCTGAAGAACAACTAAGAGGTATGGTCAAAGACGTTACTGCAGCCATTGTTAAAAACACTGGTGCACCTGCAGAACACGTTCATGTTGTTTTAAATGAAATGGAAAAAGAACATTACGCTGTTGGCGGTGTTTTAAAGAGTGACGAATAG
- a CDS encoding DUF2075 domain-containing protein — translation MLDSVLPDKHLTEEQQNIFNEILDFCHKNLETNTKGLFQLNGDAGTGKSVILTQLFLQLEKSAKGNGTDNYFLVNHPELLKVYQENAGGYKDLRKNRFLRPTTFINRMNKEHKSSDVVVIDEAHLLLSEADRYNNFEQNNQLEEIIKLSKVVIIVYDERQVLKLKSFWSQKVIDNLVKRFQLNYKLATLHVQMRMQAPRSVLKWIDTLTNNLQLTPLTHENTRFLGGAYQGYDFRVYPDAEKMYQQLRLDNETYQKSRIVATADYPSTLDGKKHFVNEGEFHLPWDQYNYSNVTWAQKESTIDEIGSIYTVQGFDLNYVAVIIGPSVEYAGDGKIKIDINKYEDQEAFKKRHQSDLRDVNDAKKEIILNSMNVLLKRGVKGVYVYFHDSQIYDYLMGDSK, via the coding sequence ATGTTAGATTCAGTTTTACCCGACAAACATCTGACTGAGGAGCAGCAAAATATTTTTAATGAAATATTAGATTTTTGCCACAAAAATTTAGAAACAAATACGAAAGGTTTATTTCAGTTAAATGGTGATGCTGGTACTGGAAAAAGTGTTATTTTAACGCAATTATTTTTACAGCTAGAAAAATCAGCAAAGGGTAATGGTACAGATAATTATTTTCTCGTTAATCATCCCGAACTATTAAAAGTTTATCAAGAAAATGCCGGTGGTTATAAGGATTTACGCAAGAATCGTTTTTTAAGACCTACCACTTTTATTAATCGAATGAATAAAGAACATAAGAGTTCCGATGTTGTTGTCATTGATGAAGCGCATTTACTACTCAGTGAGGCTGATCGTTACAATAATTTCGAGCAAAATAATCAATTGGAAGAAATTATTAAATTAAGTAAAGTCGTGATAATTGTTTATGATGAACGACAGGTACTCAAACTCAAGAGTTTTTGGTCACAAAAAGTAATTGATAACCTAGTTAAGAGATTTCAATTGAACTATAAGCTGGCAACTTTACACGTACAGATGCGTATGCAAGCTCCCAGAAGTGTATTAAAGTGGATTGATACATTGACTAATAATTTGCAATTAACACCACTGACACATGAAAATACCCGTTTCTTAGGTGGTGCTTATCAAGGTTATGATTTCAGGGTTTATCCAGACGCTGAAAAAATGTATCAACAATTAAGACTAGACAATGAAACTTATCAAAAATCACGTATCGTGGCCACGGCGGATTATCCATCAACTTTGGATGGTAAGAAACATTTTGTGAACGAAGGGGAGTTTCATTTGCCTTGGGATCAATACAATTATTCCAATGTCACCTGGGCACAGAAAGAATCAACGATTGATGAAATTGGGTCGATTTATACTGTTCAAGGTTTTGATTTGAATTATGTAGCAGTTATTATTGGACCATCTGTTGAATATGCCGGAGATGGGAAGATAAAAATTGATATTAATAAATATGAGGATCAGGAGGCATTCAAGAAGCGCCATCAAAGTGATTTACGAGATGTGAATGATGCAAAAAAAGAAATCATTCTTAATTCGATGAATGTGTTATTAAAACGTGGCGTTAAGGGTGTTTATGTTTATTTCCATGACAGCCAAATTTACGATTATTTAATGGGAGATTCTAAATAA
- a CDS encoding LBP_cg2779 family protein — translation MDKPSIAEMIIQYEKDKDMTDTQFAFESHISVERVHNLKSGDYEPTADEEKTILEYIKLHQ, via the coding sequence ATGGATAAACCAAGTATTGCTGAAATGATCATTCAGTACGAAAAAGATAAAGATATGACAGATACACAATTTGCTTTCGAAAGTCACATCTCAGTTGAACGTGTTCACAATTTGAAATCGGGCGATTACGAACCAACAGCAGATGAAGAAAAGACAATCTTAGAATATATCAAGCTACATCAATAA
- the lepB gene encoding signal peptidase I: protein MAENNRRRRPQKEEESGWQFWLQTIALTIAIYAVFFLGFKFILSNDKVSGPSMQPTFENGDKVIATRHSSISRGDVIVLKAPDEPGSFYIKRVIGLPGDTVVSKNNKIYVNGKLYKEDFLKAGNKVKEPDTSLYAGKPYSYTYNFTLSTLAKNSPEWQQRYSSSYLKKVEQTNKVPAGTYFVMGDHRTVSKDSRIIGFIDKKSVIGEVKWRYWPLNKWTIF from the coding sequence ATGGCAGAAAATAATAGAAGACGACGGCCTCAAAAGGAAGAAGAAAGTGGTTGGCAATTTTGGTTACAAACCATTGCGTTGACCATTGCAATTTATGCAGTTTTCTTCCTTGGGTTTAAGTTTATTCTCTCAAACGATAAAGTTTCTGGACCTTCTATGCAGCCAACTTTTGAAAACGGTGACAAAGTAATTGCGACAAGACATTCAAGTATTAGTCGTGGTGATGTTATCGTTTTAAAGGCTCCCGATGAACCAGGATCATTTTATATTAAGAGAGTTATCGGTTTACCTGGTGATACAGTTGTTTCTAAGAACAACAAAATCTATGTTAATGGTAAACTATATAAGGAAGACTTCCTCAAAGCAGGTAATAAAGTAAAGGAACCTGACACTAGTCTCTATGCGGGCAAGCCTTACAGCTATACGTATAATTTCACTTTGAGTACTTTAGCTAAGAATTCCCCTGAATGGCAACAACGTTACAGCAGTTCTTATCTAAAGAAAGTTGAACAGACTAATAAGGTCCCTGCTGGTACCTATTTTGTAATGGGAGATCACAGAACTGTTTCCAAAGATAGTCGAATCATTGGTTTCATTGATAAGAAGAGTGTCATCGGTGAAGTCAAGTGGCGTTACTGGCCATTGAATAAATGGACAATCTTTTAA
- a CDS encoding helicase, giving the protein MFSLTFNLGGFSLNQLKMQLKQNHIVLNPSAKKLLTDSRLTLSPQKQLITLQVLPVAALHLTIPATLPHIFTAAQEQGFRLCSLEAAIYCRLFWKDQPVSNDSAMHRQKAPDSSVTIASPIISEDVDCPKGFYLRNVNHKLWLRGYICDNEFVWDRTNLFTFQK; this is encoded by the coding sequence ATGTTCTCTTTAACTTTCAATCTTGGAGGGTTCTCTTTAAACCAATTAAAAATGCAACTCAAACAAAACCATATCGTACTTAATCCTAGTGCAAAAAAGCTACTGACTGATTCGAGACTAACTCTTTCTCCTCAAAAACAATTAATAACTCTGCAAGTTTTACCAGTTGCGGCCTTGCATTTAACAATTCCAGCTACTTTGCCCCACATATTTACGGCTGCCCAGGAACAAGGTTTCAGGCTTTGTTCACTAGAAGCAGCCATTTATTGTCGTCTTTTTTGGAAAGACCAGCCAGTCAGTAACGACAGCGCCATGCATCGGCAAAAAGCCCCAGATTCTTCAGTTACAATTGCTTCACCAATTATTTCTGAAGATGTTGACTGTCCTAAAGGCTTTTACTTGCGCAATGTTAACCATAAACTTTGGCTCCGTGGTTATATTTGTGATAATGAATTTGTTTGGGACCGTACGAATTTATTTACCTTTCAAAAATGA